The Raphanus sativus cultivar WK10039 chromosome 6, ASM80110v3, whole genome shotgun sequence sequence AAAGGGAAAAACATTGACAATAcaagttagatcaaatataaataaacaaataaaacatatttggatattctcatttctaaaataaaactatactgTATAGGAAAATTGGtcaattgtaataaaattatgttttcatcaaactaaaaacccacaacaaaaaatataaataataattataatagtatggtctcacaacatatacatcaaataaaaattagaacacatcacattaaaataagtatatattaaatgttaaacaaaataaaaatagacattttaaactaaatatttatagtatacatatatagatataattatgtttaaatattttaaaaatatataactggtcCGGATCCGGATATACATGCCTAAAATTTCAGTATCCAGatcttaatgtttttaatttgtatattagccgttgaaattattttatagttcacatcccgcccgtagggcgggccgaccctagtgaTTAAATAAAAGAGAGTTAAAGGAAAAAGATGAAATAATATACTACGAATTACAAATACTTTGAAACACTCTTGAACTTATTTTTGGAGATGTTTTGCTAGCTTTCAATATGAAAAACTATCGATAAATAGTGAGGTGAGACATGTGTTTAAAGCAATAAAGAAGATCTACTTTCCGTAACAGCTGATGCGCATGCACATCTTGACAAATATTACGCGAAAATCTCAGAAGGTTGGTGTTACAAAAATTTCTCCCCAAGATCCTCTCTTCtcgtttaaaaaatatgttgggcgaacatatatatttgtgtgtCATTTGCAGACGACTACAAgtcatttagaaaaaaaattgcatagaaatataatatgatatgtatatttgatGTTATTCCACTTGTAACATTCGAATCATCACCAACacatattgttttattaacTCCATCATTTTTCCTCCTACTCCTTCTTTGTGACCATCAATTactataaaaaatcaaataagtgaacaatttttttatgTGTAATATTCTATTATAgacttaaaaaaatagaaatataataaaatgtgtattatgttttttatcCTAGTTATAAGATCAAAATCACCACTACCACATATTGTTATATTGCTGCCATCATTTTTCCTCCACCACCATCGACACATGTTGTCTCCTCACCTTCCATCATCTCTTCTTTTCCTCTACCTCCCATGGTAATTTCTGGACCTCCTCCCACCGTTTCTTCTCCACTTTCTTTTCCTCCGTCACCATCAGTTactaaaaagataaaatcaGATTAACAgtttatttttgtgtgttctatGCAATTAGATTTGATTCTTGTTTGGAAATGTGATAGGTGATTTGTATCTGAGATTGGGTAGGGCGTAGTGTTAAAGCAGTAAAACATAAATGAAAAACTATCAATCGAGGACTTTTAtggatattttaatattttaatatcttatatcaatatatatatatacttatgaTTTCATAAATGTACAAtgatttttcataattaaaGTGGATAATGCTACATTGTTAATTAAGCATATGACAACAATTGAAGTGGATAATGCTACATTGTTAACTAAGAAAATGACAAGCAGAATCTTGTTACATGCGGTTAGTGACATTTTATTCATTTCTACTAAATATAGACAAAATAGTAATTTGTGGTTATCTTTTTCACAGTAATTTGTGGTTATCTTTTTCACATGCCTTTTTGTGGCTGCCATTGCTTTCTCTCAAACTTTCGGCGGTTTCATCACGTAATCAACTATATTTAGCATCAACattgtagaaaatatattaaacatgtgttttcaatcaaaaataaacattttcatattttgactCAATCTGGATAAACCAATGAGTTATGCGGTTTTGTTAACTATACTCTCACATTTTTTATTCTACCCCTAATACGGTTTTTAAACAGCACACCAATTTAACTGAATTGATCTGATTTGTCATGTTCCCCTCTCGCctattgattttgattttgcaaAATCTGTTGCGtttccatgttttcaaacatgaattttaaaataaaaaaattataataaactgtcttgataaattttaaatattacgGTGGTTCTTTCCACAGCTAAAtaattttacttgataaaatttcaaatattacgGTGGTTCTTGTCACTGCTGGTCCTTGGATATGGGGGTTGATGCTTCGTGTGGTCCTGTTGCAGTGGTTTTGAAATCGCACGTGTAAGGCGGTGGGATATATGCTGTGGTGGAAACTCGCCGGATGTCACTTTTGGGTCGTCGATGTTTGGAGACAGTGGATTTGCTTCACTTCGGAGTTTTCCTAATGTCTTCTCTTCCTTTGTTGGTATTCAATTCTTCAAACTCCATTTTCACTAACATGGAGTAAGTTCAATCCCTTTTCTTCTACCGTAGTAGATttcatcagttttttttttcaaatctagTAATGGTGGTTTGTTGGCGACTTTCTGTGCCTGACGTAACAATTATTTTCACGCGGTGGTCCATTTTTTCTGTTAGGGGCTGAGAAGATGATTTGTATATGGGTGGTGCTATCCTTTCTAGAGCTTTTTATAGTGAAGATTTCTCTCCGAATATGGTGGTGGTTAAGGTTTTGTCTTTATGTCAGGCTTTTCTTACTTTTAGGCCTCTTTTGTGTGTTGGATTTGGTTTGGATCagtaaaatttttgttttggttgttcGGCTGTAGGTACGAGCCTGATTCTACACCTTTATAAGATGATTATAAAATCTGAAaacacaaaaattaattaataacaaaatatttttttttaatattacttaataaatattttatattattgatcAAAAGTCACTTAATTGTTGTTTATTACACACATGTATATAtctataaacataaatatttaaacttggGAAAGAAGCCacaaattgttatgttttagaTAGAAAATTCATTTAGTTTTGGAATTGTTTTTTATTAGTAAAGACTATTGTAGATCAAAGTTTAAAgttgaaagcaaaaaaaaaaagagtgttttaaaaatattgtgaGCAAGAGCAAATGTAAGGGTTTCTCTATTTTCGGtaacaaaaaaacacacaccAACTTTCTTAAAGATTCTCTAGAGTTGTCAAAACCAAATGAAAAGAACGACCATAATCAAAATTGAGATCATCCAACGAAAAGTAAAAATAGTGCATGACGTTATGTGGAATTAAATCAAAATCCTCAACTCCTAGTATCACGGCGCCAAAATGAGGAAAATAAGACCAAAGCAACTAGCTAACTAACCAAACTGTTATTAAGACAGAGACTGAGAGAGAAGAGGCATGCTTGTCGGGATGAAGACAGAGCAAATCTCCTTTCTTTTTCTTACCAAAATTCTCTATCTCTCTATTTTTctctctcccccccccccctccctaATCTCTTCCTTTAAGGCAATGTCTTgctaattttgtattaaatctCTCAAGTTTAACATTATCTTGTTTGTTGTTAGTTGTTAGTTATCCAACGAACAcaataagacaaaaaaaaccaTGTCCAAATTTTGtcaatgttttgtttttttgttgtttttagaCAATTTGAGTGATTAAGGGAGAGAAAGcagataatttttatttctgaggtttcatcattttcttcttcttcttctctgatgGCTTCTTCCCCTGAATCATCTCCTCCGCCAAATTCAAGCTCTTCTCCATCTCCACCGTCGGATTCCAATTCAACCTCCTCGACTCCAccgtctcctccttctcctaCTCAAGGAGACTCATCATCTCCACCTCCTGATTCCACCTCTCCACCAGCTCCACAAGCTCCTTCTCCTCACAGTTCTAGCAATAACTCTCCTCCTTCTCCTGCATCACAAGGCGGTGGAGGAAATGGCGGAAATGGCGGCGGCAATGAGTCTCCACCGTCACGTGGCTCCCCTCCTTCTAGGAGTGGAGATAATAGTGGCAGCAGATCCTCACCGTCTGGAAACAATGGGGGATCTCGCTCGGATAATTCTCCTTCTAGCGGGGGTGGTGGAGAtagtggtggaggaggaggaaatAATACGAATACGGCGATCATAATAGGTGTACTAGTTGGAGCTGGACTACTGATGATCGTGCTAATTATTGTGTGTCTTAGACgcaaaaagaagagaaaagattCCTTCGACGCTGAATATATGAAAGGTAaaccatttatatatatatacacatttgtTATTGTATCAAAAGTTTTTACAACTTTCATATTGTCTCAGGAAATCAATATCAATACTATGGAAACAACACCAACAACAATTCTTCACAGAACTACCCAAATTGGCATCTAAATTCACAAGGCCAAAACCAACAACCTCCAAATAGTTGGAGAGGCGGTGGACCATCACCGCCTCCTCCTCAGCAGATGCCTACAAGTGGAGATGCTTCCTCCTTGTACTCGGGACCAGCACGCCCTGTTTTACCTCCTCCTCCGCCTACTCTAGCCCTTGGATTTAACAAAAGCACTTTTACTTACCAAGAGCTCGCGGCCGCAACAGGAGGGTTTGCCGATTCTAACCTTTTGGGACAGGGAGGTTTCGGGTATGTCCATAAAGGGGTGTTACCTAGCGGTAAAGAAGTCGCAGTTAAGAGCTTAAAATCGGGTAGCGGACAAGGAGAAAGAGAGTTTCAAGCTGAGGTTGATATCATTAGCCGTGTGCATCATAGATATCTTGTTTCTTTGGTTGGATATTGCATAGCTGATGCACAGAGAATGCTAGTTTATGAATTTGTTCCTAATAATACTTTGGAGTATCATCTTCATGGTAAGACAGTTTAGTTTATAACACAATGTTTTTTTCTAGTGTCTATATATCCAAGAAAGTTGtaaattttgttgttgttattgcaGGAAAGAATCTTCCAGTAATGGATTTCTCCACCAGGATGCGGATCGCCTTAGGTTCTGGGAAAGGACTCGCTTACCTTCATGAAGACTGTAAGTTTCAACATTTCaccaaattttatttcttaaccAATGTTACAAAACAGAGAAAGCTCTGTCTCTAACTAGTAATTTCTTTATGGCTAATAAATTGTCGCAGGTCATCCTCGGATCATTCACCGTGACATCAAGTCAGCAAACATTCTCTTGGACTTCAACTTTGATGCAATGGTGATAAATTAGTGGCTGCATTCCTCTTTGGTTTATGTTGATACAACATTGCTAACACTGATAGCATTTGTCTTTTTAGGTGGCTGATTTTGGATTGGCTAAGTTAACTTCTGATAACTATACTCATGTCTCTACTCGTGTGATGGGAACTTTCGGGTAAGTTTTCTTTTACTAGATAAAATCTTACTCGTCACTTAAGAAACATAACCATTATAGTGTGACCAAGTTGATTCTTTACACAAACATGTGTAGATATCTAGCACCAGAGTATGCATCAAGTGGCAAATTAACAGAGAAATCAGATGTTTTCTCATACGGTGTTATGTTATTGGAACTAATCACTGGGAAACGACCGGTTGATAGTACCAGCACCATGGATGACACTTTAGTCGATTGGGtattatatatctttatatttcCACGGTCTTTTTACTAACAAATAGTTGTGTATATTTTTtgccttttttatttttgttgctaATGATtgcatttaattaaaatataggCTCGTCCTATAATGGCTCGTGCACTAGAAGATGGAAACTTTAATGAGCTTGCAGATGCAAGGCTTGAAGGAAACTACAACCCTCAAGAAATGGCTCGAATGGTTACTTGTGCTGCTGCTAGTATTCGCCATTCTGGACGTAAACGTCCAAAGATGAGCCAGGTGAATCAAAATAGCAACCCAACAAATCAATTTTTTGTATAGTAACATGTTTGTGtaatgttttgtttatgtttattaaGATTGTAAGAGCATTGGAAGGAGAAATGTCACTGGATGCTCTAAACGAAGGTGTGAAGCCTGGAAATAGCAACGTTTACGGGACATCTGGAACAAGCTCGGATTATAGTCAGACATCTTACAATGCAGACATGAAGAAATTCAGACATATAGCTTTGTCGAGCCAAGAGTTCCAAAGCAGTGAAGGTGGTGAAGGATCATCTAGCACTGATTCCCGAGAGACTAAAAGTCCTGCTGCTCCTAAATGATATCTCTTTTGTAACAACCAGAGATGAATCGACATTTCATGGTAAGATTAATGAAAGAAAGGATTCTTGAGGGATTTTAAGGTTTAAAGAATAAAGCCATGTAAGCTAAAAAAGCAATGTCATTGTTACGTTCAGATTTTTCTGCATGTGTAAGCAAACCCATGAGACACTTATGAAATTAGATTGGACACTGATATTTCTACAACTTAGTTCTAAACTCTCAATCACTCCAATGATTTCATGAGTCATGTGTTTCTTCATATTAACAACACCTTATTTTATCTCAGCTAAATATTTCTCTATAGTAGtctgtttataaaatatttggattcattgatgtttttttctctgccaagaaaataattttggtGCTTCTGAGTGTTATCTccataatacaaaaaaaatatttttagacaaaagagtttttattatattttcgaCACATGTCTTaatctttaaaatttattgacataTATTACATTCATGTTAACTAAAAACTTCGAAAAACcaagtttaatataataatctttttttgtttaaatgttatttatataacttttttgatcaaaaatgttatttatataacattattttaaaatttatatactaacAATAATTATTGTACCAGGTTTGATCCGATCAAACTATATTGAACATACTGTATATAAGATGCTTTTATTTAAAGATTATTTAtataacattattttaaaatttatatactaacaaaaattattgtacCAGGTTTGATCCGATCAAATCATATTGAACCATTGAACTGTGACCCAAAATTTTCCGGTTCCATCCAATTTTAAAAACACGGAATAAGTATTATTGCCGTTGAAGCCCACGGCCCACAATAATCCAAATTAAAAAGACGCGTCAAAACAACGCATTGTAGCCGTCCAATACTAAACCGCCTCGCTTTAATAATGACCCGAAAGGCACGCAACGTTCCACGAGGCCGCTTTAAAACCGTTGATATGTTATCTAATAATTTAATCACAACCGTCCATCATTCCAACCCTTTTAATATAAATAGGAAAGGGTTGAAACCTAGGGTTATCACAATAGCCGCCTCCTCTCTTGCGCTCATCTAGACTTTTTTGTCATCGATTCCTCCAGATCTCGCTTCTATGGCGAATGAATCTTTTCATTATAGCTTCTGTGTAATAGAGAGCCTTATGTTCTACACATCGGTGTTGATTTTTCAGCGATTTAACCGTTTTGAGGTATCGCATCGGCAGATCTGACGCAGATCTCATGAAAGCTATGCTTCCTCTACAGGTGAATCTTCTCTCATGTGAccttatgtttttattttgtttgtttcctcGAATTTAGTTTCTGATCACGTTTCTTTATTCTGGAGAATCAGATCTGCGGCTGGAATCTTTTCGTGAAGGTTTCTAAGATGTGAATCGGTTGCGTTAAAGCGCTTTTGAGGCTGAAACGGAGTCATGACGGACGCGAAGGGTTGTTCATGTGTGggttaagttaaaaaaaaattaggatgtAGAAGATGTTGAATTGCATCTTTTGTCATCCGACCTTTGCCATGTCAGGTGCGCTTGCATGGCAGGTCAAAAACTGAtccttaataaaaaaaaagttttgtggTTGGGAGAGGAGTTCGCACGGGTGATTTTTTTTATCCCGGGTTCTCCTCTCCTTGTGTGCGTGTCTTGCTCTCTGCTTTCTCACcctctatttatttattatgcaCCGAAACACAAAGAGACCATCATGAAACACCAAGTAGTTGAAAGCTAGCTTATCAACCTGGAGCTGTGGCCCTCATATCTCTTCATGAACCCAAGTTGGCACCCGTAAGTATACtgatttacattttttaatttctgtCAATTATATCGCAAACCACACAACCATACCAGAAATATAACCTGATACTTTCAGTGCAAGAATACTACAACAGCCGTGATTTGTCGTTCTTATTGTATCTCAAATCCATTTTTTTAGAAGTGCTTTTTTATGAGACGCTTGGAAAGTCATTGAAACCTACAATCCAAATTATTAGATTGTGTAAATTTACCTTAATTTTATTTCAGAACATTACCTCAATTTTCTACTGTACACGTTATATCAACGTTATATCTTGTTGGAGATGTTTGATTCTTGaattgtttaattttgtttgcACCATAATTCAGAATTTGTGTGTTTAGGAAGTTCGGAGCCAGTGATATATGCAGGTTGTTGTGGGCGAGTAAAACTTTTGATGTTCCTCGATCTCATAAACGGTTTATTGAAAACAGAGGTATTATCAAGCAAATGTATGCCATTGTTGTAATTCTTAAATTTTGTAAtctatatctatttatttaattttgaaagaatgttTATGATGTTAACTTTAGTCCATTATTGGGTATGTTATTAGACAATCTTCTGTAACAGTTCGTATTATGTCCTGGCAATACAGTTGAAGTTTCTGTCCCAATGATTAATTGCAGCATTGtgtatacaattttatttttgaggtTGCTAATTTGTTTATTACAGATTGTAGTGAATGTTCCTCTCTTCAAGTAAAGTCGCTTATTTTGTAGGGAAGTTGCTACTAAATATTAAGATTGATACTCTCTTTGGCTCATTTTGAAAATGGATCTTGTGATATAAATCTGTAAGCTCAAAATGGTAGAGCGCTCTTCTTCTTTTGAAGTTGAGAGGTTGGTGGTTCGACTCCATCCAGATTTGCGTTATTGCTTGTTACTTTTAAATTGTTTGCCGTGAAAGTAATGAACTCGATTAAAATCGAATATGCATCTCACTTTTGACCATTCACTTTGTTACAGCGCTGCTTTTCTGAACAGCTTGCCTAGCGCTTCAATTTATCTCTCGCTATGATGGAGAGAAACCCGATGGAGCATTAGGACGTtgtgtttttgtgtttttttctctaCCGTTCTGCTGCAAACAATTCACTGTCTATGGTTCTGCTTAATGTGATTCTAATAGATAAAATTTCTCTTCTACTCTAACCACATGGTGCCAACTATTTGATGCCCACAAATTGACCATAGAGATGCGTCCCATTCTGTTCTTAGAAACTCGAAAcagctatatatatatgtagagagagagaaaccatGCAGACCATATCATATGCTCATTCAACTCTTACATCAGAAAGGAAGAAAACTTGTAGCAGTCTTGTTAACTTTTTGTCCTCTTGATGAACACTCAATCTCCGTTATCTATATTATTCACTACATGGATGCAAACAGAGTCGGTACAATCTCTGCAGAAGAGCTTAAGAAGAGTTTCAACTTGGATGAGCAACTTTCTAATGAAGAAAGCTGAAGCGGTTAAACCGTCTGAGATGGAGATGGGATGTTAGATTTTGAGGAGTTTGCTCAGTTAATCAAAGGGAATGATGATGAGTTTAGAATGTATATAGCTGAAGGAGAAGACTGCATTACTCCAAGAAGCTTGAATATGATGCTGATGAAGCTTGGTGAGTCAAGAACAACTGATGATTGCATCGTCATGATCAAAGCTTTTGATCTTAACGCCGATGGAGTTTTAAGCTTTGATGTGTTCGCTCACATGATGATGGTGCGTTAGAGAATCAGCCATCCACTGTTGTGGTAGTTTTATTTGTGTAGATATATATGGCTTTGTTTGTGTAAACTTTCTTCTCAATCAATATAAATCATCTTAGtcgaaaaaaaactttttataattgtGAACTCgacaaatttttgaaattagatTCACTTCTCAAACTGAATTATGAAACCCTTACCATTGCAACTGAACTTATGTACAGGATGATTTCTATTAAATTCAGATGCATCTAAACTAAATTTGTGTTGATAATGCAACAATAACACAATGAAAAATCCTTGAGTTGTTACAAATCTTCTATCTAGT is a genomic window containing:
- the LOC108807412 gene encoding proline-rich receptor-like protein kinase PERK4 produces the protein MASSPESSPPPNSSSSPSPPSDSNSTSSTPPSPPSPTQGDSSSPPPDSTSPPAPQAPSPHSSSNNSPPSPASQGGGGNGGNGGGNESPPSRGSPPSRSGDNSGSRSSPSGNNGGSRSDNSPSSGGGGDSGGGGGNNTNTAIIIGVLVGAGLLMIVLIIVCLRRKKKRKDSFDAEYMKGNQYQYYGNNTNNNSSQNYPNWHLNSQGQNQQPPNSWRGGGPSPPPPQQMPTSGDASSLYSGPARPVLPPPPPTLALGFNKSTFTYQELAAATGGFADSNLLGQGGFGYVHKGVLPSGKEVAVKSLKSGSGQGEREFQAEVDIISRVHHRYLVSLVGYCIADAQRMLVYEFVPNNTLEYHLHGKNLPVMDFSTRMRIALGSGKGLAYLHEDCHPRIIHRDIKSANILLDFNFDAMVADFGLAKLTSDNYTHVSTRVMGTFGYLAPEYASSGKLTEKSDVFSYGVMLLELITGKRPVDSTSTMDDTLVDWARPIMARALEDGNFNELADARLEGNYNPQEMARMVTCAAASIRHSGRKRPKMSQIVRALEGEMSLDALNEGVKPGNSNVYGTSGTSSDYSQTSYNADMKKFRHIALSSQEFQSSEGGEGSSSTDSRETKSPAAPK